In Patagioenas fasciata isolate bPatFas1 chromosome 15, bPatFas1.hap1, whole genome shotgun sequence, the sequence attcatggggatcaatatggaaaggggcagtgtcaggaggatggagccaggctcttctgggtgacaaccagtgacaggacaaggggcaatgggtgcaaactggaacacaggaggttccacttaaatctgagaagaaacttgttcatggtgagggtggcagagcctggcccaggctgcccagggaggttgtggagtctccttctctgcagacattcaaacccgcctggaccccttcctgtggaacctcagctgggtgttcctgctccatggggggattgcactggatgagctttccagggcccttcaacccctgacactccggCATTCTGTGATTATCACCCGCTGGTTCGCCATGTCCCCTCAGGGGCCTGAGGAGGGGCACAGGCCGTGTGACATCCCCCAGCGACAGGAGCCCGTGTAACACGGCCAGAAAACAGCCGAGGAGGCCGCACCGGGGGAAAAGGCCCAGCCCCGGGACTGCCGATACGCCCCTGAGGAGACCGCGACGCGGCGCCTCCCCGGCCGCGAGTAATGGCGgcgctgggggagggggggaggcagCCCCACCGCCCTGCGCCGCCGCCCTGCGCCATCTCCCCGCGCCGCGGATGGAGGGAGGGGGAAGGCGCCGCTtccgccgcggcggggcgggcctgGGCCTGCAGCGGCGGCGCCGGGCGCGGGTAGGGGCGGCGGGGTCTCGGCTTCAGCCTCGACTCCCTCGGGGAGCGCCGGGGCCTGCGGGGGGAACGCGGCGGTCGCCCCCTCGGTGCCAGCGAGGGAGAGCGCGGCGGGTCGGGTTGGGCTCGGAGGCGGCCCGGGCTGTGGGTGCGATCGCTGTTAAACAGTGAAAACCTGTTCGCAGAAAGCGCTGtggggcactgaacaggctgcccgcgcagtgctggagtcaccatccctggaggggtttagaaggcgtttagacgaggttcttatggacatggtttagtgctggagttgggttatggttggactcgatcctgagggtctcttccaaccgaaatgattctgtgaatctattCTGTTCTATAATCGTTCTTGCTGGGGAGCGCAGGGCGGTGCTGCGGGGCCgttaaatttcccctggcagtcGGGGCTGTGCGATGCTGTTCCCCCAGATCCACACCCCGGGGTGCTTTTGTGCCCTGAAACCAATGTGGGTATTTCAAACAAAGGGAAGGCACCGGGCTTTTTATAGCCCACGGTCTGTGCCTTTCATCTAACGCTAttttattgctgctgttgttttattgTTCCTTTTCCGCAGCGATGGAAGCGGGTCCCATCGTGACGTCCAAGCAGCGCGAGGCGGTGGTGTGCGGGGTCCCCACCGAGGTGGTGTGCACGGCCTTCTCCAACTCCGTCCTCGTGGTGGTCACGCAGTACGGCAAGATGGGGACGATCGTCTACGTGGACCCCAGTACGGTCGGGGACAGCGTGGGCAGACCCTCGCTCACCACAAAGGTGCTGCTGGGCAAGGATGAGGTGAGAGCGGGTGCTCCAAGATGTTAAGCTGCtaaagagtgtccagaagaggctatgaagttggcgaggggtttggaggggaagccgtgtgaggagcagctaaagtcactgggtttgttcagcatggaggagactgagaggagacctcattgcggttacagcttcctcacaaggggagcaggaggggcaggtgccaaactcttctcttagGGACCAGTGACAGAACTTGAGGGAATGGcaagcagatgtgccaggggagggtcaggctGGAtgtttcttcacccagagggtgctggacactgaacaggctcccagggaggtgtcacagcccaacctgacagtgttcaagaagagactggacaacatcctcagacacacggagtggcctgtggggtgtcctgtgcagggac encodes:
- the PSMG3 gene encoding proteasome assembly chaperone 3 encodes the protein MEAGPIVTSKQREAVVCGVPTEVVCTAFSNSVLVVVTQYGKMGTIVYVDPSTVGDSVGRPSLTTKVLLGKDEPLVHVCAKNLVAFVSQEAGNKPVLLAMALRDKTVEGIQALREVIRSCQVW